One Corynebacterium uterequi DNA segment encodes these proteins:
- a CDS encoding ABC transporter permease, with product MTTPTPALTAERSAFRRTLAYCGYCQRRILSDYGTLFFSIGLPVLFYFFISAANDGTDLELPGGNLAAYLMVGMALYGGVTSVVSGGALEVVDRLTGWGRQLALTPLSASQILITEVVSAAHRVILPITAVFLAGAATGVEMPARHWAVTYLICCVCSVPFGFLGMAASALAPRPSTVGVVSSSVAFLAFAGNLFVPIPDSWLSLARLTPLWGPSLLARHPILQDMPVLHDSEPTSRSDLTAAVISTIVWAVIFIAAFVLLSRREKARA from the coding sequence ATGACCACTCCCACCCCCGCACTCACCGCCGAGCGCAGTGCCTTTCGCCGGACTCTGGCCTACTGCGGCTACTGCCAGCGCCGCATCCTCAGCGACTACGGAACACTCTTCTTCAGCATCGGCTTGCCGGTGTTGTTCTACTTCTTCATCTCCGCCGCCAACGACGGGACCGACCTTGAGCTACCCGGCGGGAATCTGGCCGCCTATCTCATGGTGGGAATGGCCCTCTACGGCGGCGTCACCTCAGTGGTCTCCGGCGGCGCCCTGGAGGTGGTTGACCGCCTCACCGGTTGGGGACGCCAATTGGCGTTGACGCCGCTTAGTGCTTCACAGATCCTCATCACCGAGGTGGTCAGCGCCGCGCACCGGGTTATCCTGCCGATCACGGCGGTGTTTCTCGCTGGAGCGGCCACCGGCGTTGAGATGCCTGCTCGGCACTGGGCGGTGACCTACCTCATCTGCTGTGTGTGCTCCGTTCCTTTCGGCTTCCTCGGGATGGCCGCCTCTGCGCTGGCCCCACGGCCGTCCACCGTCGGCGTGGTGAGCTCTAGTGTCGCTTTCTTGGCCTTCGCCGGCAACCTTTTCGTCCCGATCCCCGATAGCTGGTTGAGCCTCGCACGCCTCACCCCGCTGTGGGGGCCAAGCCTGCTCGCCCGGCACCCGATTCTTCAAGACATGCCTGTCCTGCATGATTCCGAGCCCACGAGCCGTTCGGATCTCACAGCGGCGGTGATTAGCACCATCGTCTGGGCTGTGATCTTTATCGCCGCCTTTGTGCTTCTTAGCCGCAGGGAGAAGGCCCGCGCCTAG
- a CDS encoding ABC transporter ATP-binding protein, protein MSSTPAIALTGLTKQFRSATAESGVLNAVDDVTLTIERGEIVAVLGPNGAGKSTAIDMILGLTRPTSGTVTVLGRSPAEAINDALIGAVLQTGGLLGELTVDNTLRLVAATYPRHRPVEEHLHRHGLTDLRRRKIARCSGGEQQRLRFALATLGAPQIIVLDEPTAGMDPVKRRQFWGALSEEARHGTTVIFSTHYLEEAEHYAQRVVLLAEGRIIADGPVAEIQRLTNHSVLDADIPPTFDAEIALLPGVSDLRRAGEEISVTCTDADSVARTLLTTTPARRLRIATAGLDDVFFTLTSRKA, encoded by the coding sequence ATGAGCTCCACACCTGCCATCGCGCTGACCGGATTGACCAAACAGTTCCGCTCCGCCACCGCCGAATCCGGCGTCCTCAACGCCGTCGACGACGTCACCCTGACCATCGAGCGCGGCGAGATCGTCGCGGTCCTCGGACCGAACGGCGCTGGAAAGTCCACCGCCATCGACATGATTCTCGGACTCACCCGCCCCACCTCCGGGACGGTGACGGTCCTCGGGCGTAGCCCAGCGGAGGCGATCAACGACGCGCTCATCGGCGCGGTCCTTCAGACCGGTGGCCTGCTCGGCGAGCTCACCGTCGACAACACCCTCCGCCTCGTCGCCGCCACCTATCCACGGCACCGGCCGGTGGAAGAGCACCTTCATCGCCACGGGCTGACAGACCTGCGCCGGCGAAAGATTGCCCGCTGCTCCGGCGGTGAACAGCAGCGCCTCCGCTTCGCCCTGGCGACGCTGGGGGCACCACAGATCATCGTTCTCGACGAGCCTACGGCCGGCATGGACCCGGTCAAACGCCGTCAATTCTGGGGCGCCCTGAGCGAGGAGGCACGCCACGGCACGACGGTGATCTTCAGCACCCACTACCTAGAGGAGGCGGAGCACTACGCCCAGCGCGTCGTTCTGCTCGCCGAAGGCCGCATCATCGCCGACGGCCCCGTTGCCGAGATCCAGCGGTTGACGAACCACAGCGTGCTGGACGCGGACATCCCGCCCACCTTCGACGCCGAGATTGCCCTCCTTCCGGGAGTGTCGGATCTCCGCCGGGCCGGCGAAGAGATATCGGTGACCTGCACGGATGCCGACTCGGTGGCCCGCACTCTGCTCACAACCACCCCGGCGCGACGCCTGCGCATAGCCACCGCCGGGCTCGACGACGTCTTTTTCACCCTCACCAGCAGGAAGGCTTAA
- the mmuM gene encoding homocysteine S-methyltransferase codes for MSSFLQALADGTPITLDGGLGTHLAARGNDVTGQLWSAAILRSNPDEVRAAHADFFAAGADVATTCSYQVTFDAVGEEAEELLRRSVALAAQARTRPGQWIAASIGPYGAGPGAGTEYDGAYGLSVAELAAWHRRRIEVLSDTEADVLWAETVPSILEVQALVAELGRVPKPAVLSVTVDSAGMRDGTSLTDLAEVVSTASNLVAVGVNCSSAEDALAAVRQLDRVLDLPLAAYPNSGEVWDHEARSWHRADDDARGLLECAGELRSAGVRLLGGCCRVTPREIAVLAGQS; via the coding sequence ATGAGCAGTTTTCTTCAGGCACTGGCAGACGGCACGCCCATCACCCTTGACGGCGGCCTCGGGACCCACCTCGCCGCTCGCGGAAACGACGTCACCGGCCAGCTGTGGTCAGCCGCCATCCTGCGCTCCAACCCGGACGAGGTCCGGGCAGCTCACGCGGATTTCTTCGCTGCTGGCGCTGACGTCGCAACGACGTGCTCGTATCAGGTGACCTTCGACGCCGTGGGCGAGGAGGCCGAGGAGTTGTTGCGTCGCAGCGTCGCCCTCGCCGCGCAAGCGCGAACCCGGCCAGGCCAGTGGATCGCCGCCTCGATCGGGCCCTACGGCGCGGGACCAGGTGCGGGTACGGAGTACGACGGCGCCTACGGCCTCAGCGTCGCCGAGCTGGCCGCCTGGCACCGACGGCGCATCGAGGTCCTTTCCGACACGGAGGCCGACGTGCTCTGGGCCGAGACCGTGCCGAGCATTCTGGAAGTGCAGGCACTTGTCGCCGAGCTGGGCCGCGTGCCGAAGCCGGCGGTGCTCTCCGTCACGGTCGACAGCGCCGGGATGCGTGACGGCACTTCGTTAACGGATCTGGCGGAGGTGGTCTCGACAGCGTCGAACCTGGTGGCCGTGGGGGTCAATTGCAGCAGTGCGGAGGACGCTTTGGCGGCAGTACGTCAGTTGGACCGCGTGCTCGACCTGCCGCTGGCCGCCTACCCGAACAGCGGTGAAGTGTGGGACCACGAGGCGCGGTCGTGGCACCGAGCTGACGATGACGCCCGCGGGTTGCTGGAGTGCGCAGGGGAGCTGCGATCCGCTGGAGTGCGGCTGCTTGGCGGCTGCTGCCGGGTTACGCCTCGGGAGATCGCCGTCCTCGCCGGTCAATCGTGA
- a CDS encoding amino acid permease, with product MTSDTSHTDVHRSLGARHLVMLALGGVIGSGLFISSGYTITQAGPLGTVIAYLVGALIAWMVMACLGELAVQYPESGGFHVYAYRAISPAAGFTTAWLYWLCWVAALGSELTASGLLMQRWFPDVEVWVFCLVFAGVLFAINAVSVRGFGETEFWLSLIKVAAIVVLIVVGFAAIAGLGPREATGLSNFVTDDGLFPTGASGVFITILAVFYAFSGTELIAIAAGETRDPHTTIPRALKATLLRLVVFFVGAIFVIAALIPFDRLKEIGGDESVENSPFVLVFDLVGIPYAGDIMAVVIIVALLSAGNSGLYACSRLMYSMARAGQLPAAFGRTTAQGVPLLALSVSLAGGLIALVSSVVSPGAVYLALVSIAGFAVVAVWMVIIVSQMRLRATIDPTTLSYSTPGYPVVPIVALVACSLSLVAVAFDPNQVAALYFGIPFVLVCWGVHYVTIDRRGRRSPEA from the coding sequence ATGACCTCCGATACTTCCCACACCGACGTTCACCGTAGCCTCGGCGCGCGACACCTGGTGATGCTCGCCCTCGGCGGCGTGATCGGCTCCGGGCTCTTCATCAGTTCCGGTTACACGATCACCCAAGCGGGTCCCCTAGGCACAGTTATCGCCTACCTCGTCGGCGCGCTCATCGCCTGGATGGTGATGGCGTGCCTCGGGGAGCTGGCCGTGCAATACCCCGAATCCGGCGGCTTCCACGTCTACGCCTACCGCGCCATCAGCCCGGCCGCCGGCTTCACCACTGCGTGGCTGTACTGGCTGTGCTGGGTTGCCGCCCTCGGATCGGAGCTGACCGCCTCCGGGCTGCTCATGCAGCGCTGGTTCCCCGACGTCGAGGTGTGGGTGTTTTGCCTCGTGTTTGCCGGCGTTCTCTTCGCCATTAACGCGGTGAGCGTCCGCGGCTTCGGCGAAACGGAGTTCTGGCTGTCTCTCATCAAGGTCGCCGCCATCGTTGTGCTCATCGTCGTCGGCTTCGCGGCCATCGCCGGCCTCGGCCCTCGGGAGGCTACCGGCCTGAGTAACTTTGTCACGGACGACGGTCTCTTCCCCACCGGCGCCTCCGGAGTGTTCATCACCATCCTCGCGGTGTTCTACGCGTTCTCCGGCACCGAGCTCATTGCCATCGCCGCTGGGGAGACTCGCGATCCCCACACCACCATTCCCCGAGCGCTCAAGGCGACGCTACTGCGTCTGGTGGTGTTCTTCGTCGGCGCTATCTTCGTCATCGCGGCACTCATCCCCTTTGACCGCCTGAAGGAAATTGGTGGCGACGAATCCGTCGAAAACAGCCCCTTCGTGCTCGTTTTCGACCTGGTCGGCATCCCCTACGCCGGCGACATCATGGCGGTGGTCATCATCGTCGCCCTGCTCTCGGCCGGCAATAGCGGCCTCTACGCCTGCTCTCGGCTCATGTACTCGATGGCCCGGGCTGGGCAGCTGCCCGCCGCCTTCGGTCGTACCACTGCCCAGGGCGTGCCCCTGCTTGCGCTCTCGGTCTCGCTGGCCGGCGGCCTCATCGCCCTCGTGTCCAGCGTGGTCTCCCCCGGAGCCGTGTATCTGGCGCTGGTGTCCATCGCTGGCTTCGCGGTCGTGGCTGTGTGGATGGTCATTATCGTCTCTCAGATGAGGCTGCGAGCCACGATCGATCCCACCACGTTGAGCTACTCCACCCCCGGCTACCCGGTGGTGCCCATCGTCGCCCTCGTGGCGTGTTCCCTCTCGCTCGTCGCCGTCGCCTTCGATCCCAACCAGGTCGCCGCGCTTTACTTCGGTATCCCCTTCGTGCTGGTGTGCTGGGGCGTGCACTACGTCACGATTGACCGGCGAGGACGGCGATCTCCCGAGGCGTAA
- a CDS encoding IclR family transcriptional regulator, whose translation MRQYSAESGIKVLDRAVAIMHACAQGPLSLAQLCDATDLPRATVHRLASALEVHELLSRTPEGWWQLGTGFGILGSSLIDAAKPTMQELVEITGESVQLYQQTGQSRTCVAAAEPPTGLRNTVPVGSRLPLTHGSAAKVVLAFTEDDIVDDILTRAAFTAEDIEEVRRNDIAESVAEREPGLASLSAPVRDSTGAVVAVLSISGPADRLRPSPIGRWGNRLLDAAAHLSSII comes from the coding sequence ATGAGACAGTATAGCGCAGAATCCGGGATTAAGGTTCTCGACCGGGCCGTCGCCATTATGCACGCCTGCGCCCAAGGACCGCTGAGCCTCGCCCAGCTCTGCGACGCCACCGACCTTCCCCGGGCCACCGTCCACCGGCTGGCCAGCGCCCTGGAAGTTCACGAGCTCCTCTCCCGCACCCCGGAAGGGTGGTGGCAGCTCGGCACTGGCTTCGGCATCCTCGGCAGCTCGCTCATCGACGCCGCCAAACCGACCATGCAGGAACTCGTAGAGATCACCGGCGAATCCGTCCAGCTATACCAACAGACCGGCCAGTCGCGCACCTGCGTAGCCGCCGCGGAGCCACCCACCGGGTTGCGCAATACCGTGCCCGTCGGATCCCGCCTCCCACTCACCCACGGATCGGCGGCCAAGGTTGTCCTCGCTTTCACCGAAGACGACATCGTCGACGACATCCTCACCCGCGCCGCCTTCACCGCCGAAGACATCGAGGAGGTTCGCCGCAACGATATTGCCGAGTCGGTCGCGGAACGCGAACCCGGACTCGCCAGTCTCTCCGCCCCGGTTCGCGATTCCACCGGAGCGGTCGTCGCCGTCCTGTCCATCTCCGGGCCGGCCGATCGGCTGCGCCCCAGCCCCATCGGGCGTTGGGGCAACCGACTTCTCGACGCCGCCGCCCACCTTTCGAGCATTATCTAG
- the leuC gene encoding 3-isopropylmalate dehydratase large subunit: MTTEKTRLTLAEKVWRDHVIAAGENGQPDLIYIDFQLLHEVTSPQAFDGLRLAGRSMRRPDLHLATEDHNVPTEGIATGSLLEIKEQTSRTQVETLRKNCAEFGVRLHSMGDEQQGIVHQVGPQLGITQPGMTIVCGDSHTSTHGAFGAMAFGIGTSEVEHVMATQTLSLKPFKTMAVEITGTLREDVTAKDIILAVIAKIGTGGGQGHVIEYRGEAIEKLSMDARMTICNMSIEAGARAGMIAPDQTTFDYIAGREFAPKGADFDAAVAYWKTLPTDEGAEFDTVVTLDADELTPFVTWGTNPGQGVALGATVPDPESFGDESAKAAAEKALAYMDLTPGTPMRDIAIDTVFLGSCTNARIEDLRAAAEVVKGRSIAEGTRMLVVPSSTMVKQQAEREGLDKIFTDFGAQWRTAGCSMCLGMNPDQLAPGERSASTSNRNFEGRQGPGGRTHLVSPLVAAATAVAGHLAAPQDL, from the coding sequence ATGACGACTGAGAAGACCAGGCTCACGCTCGCCGAAAAGGTGTGGCGTGACCATGTCATCGCCGCCGGAGAGAACGGGCAACCCGATCTCATCTATATCGACTTCCAGCTCCTGCACGAGGTTACCAGCCCCCAGGCCTTCGACGGCCTCCGGCTGGCCGGACGCAGCATGCGTCGTCCCGACCTGCACCTGGCCACCGAAGACCACAACGTTCCCACCGAAGGCATCGCCACCGGATCGTTGCTGGAGATCAAGGAGCAGACTTCTCGCACCCAGGTTGAAACCCTGCGTAAGAACTGCGCCGAATTCGGTGTTCGCCTGCACTCCATGGGCGACGAACAACAGGGCATCGTCCACCAGGTAGGCCCGCAGCTCGGCATCACCCAGCCGGGCATGACCATTGTTTGCGGCGACTCACACACCTCCACCCACGGCGCGTTTGGCGCCATGGCGTTCGGCATCGGCACCTCCGAGGTGGAGCACGTCATGGCCACCCAGACGCTGTCGCTCAAACCCTTCAAGACCATGGCCGTCGAGATCACCGGCACGCTGCGTGAGGACGTCACAGCCAAGGACATCATCCTCGCGGTCATCGCCAAGATCGGCACCGGAGGTGGGCAGGGCCACGTCATCGAGTATCGAGGCGAGGCGATCGAGAAGCTGTCGATGGATGCCCGCATGACCATCTGCAACATGTCCATCGAGGCCGGCGCCCGCGCCGGGATGATCGCGCCGGACCAGACTACGTTCGACTACATCGCCGGCCGGGAGTTCGCCCCCAAGGGCGCGGACTTCGACGCCGCGGTGGCCTATTGGAAGACGCTGCCCACGGACGAAGGCGCCGAATTCGACACCGTCGTCACCCTCGACGCCGACGAGCTCACCCCCTTCGTCACCTGGGGAACTAATCCGGGGCAGGGCGTCGCCCTCGGCGCGACCGTGCCGGACCCGGAATCCTTCGGAGATGAATCCGCGAAGGCAGCCGCCGAGAAGGCCCTGGCCTACATGGACCTCACACCGGGCACCCCCATGCGTGACATCGCCATTGACACCGTCTTCCTCGGCTCCTGTACCAACGCACGCATCGAGGACCTGCGCGCCGCGGCTGAAGTAGTCAAGGGCCGCAGTATCGCCGAGGGCACCCGCATGCTCGTGGTCCCCAGTTCGACGATGGTCAAGCAGCAGGCCGAGCGGGAAGGTCTGGACAAGATCTTCACCGACTTCGGAGCGCAGTGGCGCACCGCCGGCTGCTCCATGTGCCTGGGCATGAACCCCGACCAACTTGCGCCGGGGGAGCGCTCTGCGTCGACGTCGAACCGTAACTTCGAAGGCCGGCAGGGCCCTGGCGGGCGCACCCACCTGGTCAGCCCGCTGGTGGCTGCCGCCACCGCCGTCGCTGGTCATCTCGCCGCCCCGCAGGACCTCTAG
- the leuD gene encoding 3-isopropylmalate dehydratase small subunit, translating into MEKFTTHTGVGVPLRASNVDTDQIIPAVFLKRVSRTGFDDGLFANWRRSESFVLNQDAFKDGSVLFAGPDFGTGSSREHAVWALMDYGFKVVLSPRFADIFRGNAGKAGLVAGILPESDVELIWKQLEANPGMAVTVSLADKTVQVGESLYRFEIDDYTQWRLMEGLDDIGLTLRKDADIAAFEQARPTFKPAVKR; encoded by the coding sequence ATGGAGAAATTCACCACCCACACCGGCGTCGGCGTCCCGCTGCGGGCCTCGAATGTCGACACTGACCAGATCATCCCCGCGGTGTTCCTCAAGCGCGTCTCCCGGACCGGCTTCGATGACGGCCTCTTCGCCAACTGGCGCCGAAGCGAATCCTTCGTCCTCAATCAGGACGCGTTCAAGGACGGATCCGTGCTCTTCGCCGGGCCGGACTTCGGAACCGGGTCCTCCCGCGAGCACGCCGTGTGGGCCCTCATGGACTACGGATTCAAGGTGGTCCTGTCTCCCCGGTTCGCGGATATTTTCCGCGGCAACGCCGGCAAGGCAGGGCTGGTGGCCGGGATCCTGCCCGAGTCCGACGTCGAGCTCATCTGGAAGCAGCTGGAGGCCAACCCCGGTATGGCCGTCACCGTGTCCCTGGCGGATAAGACGGTCCAGGTCGGTGAGAGCCTCTACCGCTTTGAGATTGACGACTACACCCAGTGGCGGCTCATGGAGGGCCTCGACGACATCGGTCTGACCCTGCGCAAGGACGCCGACATCGCCGCCTTTGAGCAGGCACGGCCCACGTTCAAGCCGGCCGTGAAGCGCTAG
- a CDS encoding NUDIX hydrolase codes for MAKKKSRTPHEVDKDRGNTLAMTGRLQKIPRDPADGVRRPTLAAGAVLWRGDLADLSTVEVGVIHRPHYDDWSLAKGKVDPAESIVSTAIREISEETGYEVVLGKLLGKVMYPVGDRTKVVYYWTGRVLGGTFTPNDEVDELRWLPIDEAVELLSYEVDRQVLRKAEKRFRLPATSRVLYVRHARAHERGSFTGDDNLRPLDKKGRRQAEMLVPLLEAFKPQRLYSALPDRCQTTLAPLADELGMTVTVDADFGDESWLEDTDAAKQAFTDVVAEGGVSVICSQGDTIPGMIAWLSENGRLPIDEITAKKASVWVLSFNNEQLTGADYLASPLPVV; via the coding sequence ATGGCCAAGAAGAAGTCCCGCACGCCGCACGAGGTGGACAAGGATCGAGGCAACACGTTGGCAATGACGGGCAGGCTCCAGAAGATTCCACGCGACCCGGCAGACGGGGTGCGTCGACCCACCCTCGCCGCGGGAGCGGTGCTGTGGCGCGGTGATCTTGCGGATCTTTCCACCGTCGAGGTCGGCGTTATCCACCGTCCTCACTACGACGACTGGTCGCTCGCCAAGGGCAAGGTGGACCCGGCCGAGTCCATCGTGTCCACCGCGATCCGCGAAATCTCCGAGGAGACCGGGTACGAGGTTGTCCTCGGCAAGCTGCTCGGCAAGGTGATGTACCCCGTCGGCGACCGCACGAAGGTCGTGTACTACTGGACCGGCCGGGTGCTCGGCGGCACGTTTACCCCCAACGACGAGGTCGACGAGCTGCGCTGGCTACCCATCGACGAGGCCGTGGAGTTGCTCAGCTACGAGGTGGATCGGCAGGTGCTGCGCAAGGCGGAGAAGCGATTCCGACTGCCGGCCACCTCCCGGGTCCTCTACGTTCGGCACGCCCGGGCGCACGAGCGGGGTTCCTTCACCGGAGACGATAATCTGCGCCCGCTGGACAAGAAGGGCCGCCGCCAGGCAGAGATGCTCGTGCCTCTGCTGGAGGCGTTCAAGCCGCAGCGGTTGTACTCCGCGCTGCCTGACCGATGCCAGACCACCCTCGCCCCGCTCGCCGACGAGCTGGGGATGACGGTGACCGTCGACGCCGACTTCGGCGACGAGTCCTGGTTGGAGGACACCGACGCCGCCAAGCAGGCCTTCACCGACGTCGTCGCGGAGGGCGGCGTGTCCGTGATCTGCTCCCAAGGAGACACCATTCCCGGGATGATCGCCTGGCTGTCCGAGAACGGCCGGCTGCCCATCGATGAGATCACCGCGAAGAAGGCCAGCGTGTGGGTGCTGTCGTTCAACAACGAGCAGCTCACCGGCGCGGATTATCTCGCGTCGCCGCTACCGGTGGTCTAG
- a CDS encoding NAD(P)H-dependent glycerol-3-phosphate dehydrogenase: protein MVNVAVMGAGSWGTTLAKVFADAGNSVSLWARRDDLADTITHTHENPRYLPGIALPAALRASTDTAAVLGDADIVVLAVPSQTVRDNLASWRSQIPAEATIVSIAKGVEKATLLRMSQVIEEVTGVGAERIVVLSGPNLAREIAAEQPAATVMACVDVERARCVQHAAATSYLRPYTNTDVVGVELGGACKNVIALACGMASGMGLGDNTLASVITRGLAEITRLGVALGADPRTFAGLAGLGDLVATCMSPLSRNRSFGARLGAGASLKEAAQATNGQVAEGVISSKSIALLAAEHGVDMPITREVVAVCHEGVGVDEAIARLMGRTKKAE, encoded by the coding sequence ATGGTGAACGTAGCAGTGATGGGCGCGGGCTCGTGGGGGACCACCTTGGCTAAGGTATTCGCCGACGCCGGCAATTCGGTGAGCCTGTGGGCCCGGCGCGACGACCTCGCCGACACCATCACCCACACCCATGAAAACCCCCGCTACTTGCCCGGGATCGCGCTGCCGGCGGCGTTGCGGGCATCCACGGACACTGCGGCGGTGCTAGGCGACGCGGACATCGTCGTCCTGGCGGTGCCGAGCCAGACCGTGCGCGACAATCTTGCCTCGTGGCGGTCGCAGATTCCCGCCGAGGCCACCATCGTTTCCATCGCCAAGGGTGTGGAAAAGGCCACCCTGCTCCGCATGAGCCAGGTCATCGAGGAGGTCACCGGTGTGGGCGCTGAACGCATCGTCGTCCTCTCGGGCCCGAACCTCGCGCGGGAGATCGCCGCGGAGCAGCCGGCCGCCACCGTCATGGCCTGCGTGGACGTCGAGCGCGCGCGGTGCGTGCAGCACGCGGCCGCTACCTCCTATTTGCGGCCGTACACGAACACCGACGTCGTGGGCGTCGAACTTGGCGGAGCGTGCAAGAACGTCATCGCCCTCGCCTGCGGCATGGCCTCCGGCATGGGATTGGGCGATAACACCCTGGCTAGCGTCATTACCCGAGGCCTGGCGGAGATAACCCGGCTTGGGGTGGCACTGGGCGCGGACCCGCGCACTTTTGCCGGTCTCGCCGGCTTGGGTGATCTGGTGGCGACGTGCATGTCCCCGCTCTCGCGTAATCGGAGCTTTGGTGCTCGCCTCGGCGCCGGCGCGAGCCTTAAGGAGGCGGCTCAGGCCACGAACGGGCAGGTGGCGGAGGGCGTGATCTCGTCGAAGTCGATCGCCCTGCTCGCCGCGGAACACGGCGTGGATATGCCGATCACTCGCGAGGTGGTGGCCGTGTGTCATGAGGGCGTCGGCGTCGACGAAGCTATCGCCCGGCTCATGGGGCGCACCAAAAAAGCGGAGTAG
- a CDS encoding D-alanine--D-alanine ligase family protein, translated as MTNSTNSDRIRVAVIYGGRSSEHSISCISAGAVIGHLDPQRYEVIPVGITREGAWTVGEADPAVTDSADGLPEVGLKEEVALSLNPARRGEFIRVASGEPYAVADVILPILHGPFGEDGTIQGLFEIAGVPYVGPGVLASAVGMDKEYTKKLASAAGLRVAPEAVLAEGDEFSQDERDRLGLPLFVKPANGGSSIGISKVERAEDIDEAIAEARKYDTKVIVESMIHGVEVEVGVLQFPDGRLLASPPAQLNGTEDSDEGFYGFETKYLEDVVSATIPADLPADTIKDLQEMAVRTFKAMDCKGLARVDFFVAADGPVLNEINTMPGFTPISMYPQVFNAAGIAYAELLDTLIHTALARG; from the coding sequence GTGACTAATTCGACGAACTCCGACCGCATTCGCGTCGCCGTCATCTACGGCGGGCGCAGCTCAGAGCACTCCATTTCGTGCATTTCCGCCGGCGCCGTCATCGGCCACCTTGACCCGCAACGCTACGAGGTGATTCCCGTGGGCATCACCCGCGAGGGCGCGTGGACCGTCGGCGAAGCCGACCCGGCCGTCACCGACAGTGCCGATGGCCTACCCGAAGTGGGCCTTAAGGAGGAGGTTGCGCTGTCGCTCAACCCCGCTCGGCGCGGCGAGTTCATCCGCGTCGCCTCCGGCGAACCCTACGCCGTAGCCGACGTCATCCTGCCGATCCTTCATGGTCCCTTCGGTGAGGACGGCACCATTCAGGGGCTCTTCGAGATCGCGGGGGTGCCCTACGTCGGCCCCGGCGTGTTGGCTTCCGCCGTGGGCATGGATAAGGAGTACACGAAGAAGCTGGCCTCCGCCGCGGGCCTGCGCGTCGCGCCGGAGGCGGTGCTTGCCGAAGGCGACGAATTCAGCCAGGACGAGCGCGACCGCCTCGGTCTGCCGCTGTTCGTCAAGCCGGCCAATGGTGGGTCCTCGATCGGCATCTCCAAGGTGGAGCGCGCGGAGGACATCGACGAGGCCATTGCGGAGGCTCGTAAGTATGACACCAAGGTCATCGTCGAGTCCATGATCCACGGCGTCGAGGTTGAGGTGGGCGTGCTGCAGTTCCCCGATGGGCGGCTGCTGGCCAGCCCGCCGGCACAGCTCAACGGCACCGAGGACTCCGACGAGGGCTTCTACGGCTTCGAAACCAAATACCTTGAGGACGTGGTGTCCGCCACGATCCCTGCCGACCTGCCGGCAGACACGATCAAGGACCTGCAGGAGATGGCGGTGCGCACCTTCAAGGCCATGGACTGTAAGGGGTTGGCGCGGGTGGACTTCTTCGTTGCCGCCGACGGCCCGGTCCTTAACGAGATCAACACCATGCCCGGGTTCACCCCGATCTCGATGTACCCGCAGGTGTTCAATGCGGCTGGTATCGCCTACGCGGAACTGCTCGATACTCTCATCCACACCGCGCTGGCGCGCGGTTAG